One genomic window of Halovivax cerinus includes the following:
- a CDS encoding PINc/VapC family ATPase — protein MHVVPDTSVVIDGRVSASVEDGSFAEATVSVPEAVVAELEAQANDGLDSGWEGLSELDRLASLAEDGRIDLEYVGERPTAGERGRASEGEIDALIRDLAEERDATFVTSDVVQAEVAKAKGLTVEYISPKSRDVGALTIEDFFDDETMSVHLKTDTIPKAKRGALGEMRYEEIADEPTDEATMDEWARDVVDGAKESPDGFIELSEPGMKIVQFRDYRIAVARPPFSDGIEITAVRPIAQTDLEDYDHADELKERLLERQRGVLISGSPGAGKSTLAQAVARYLETHDNAVKTMEKPRDLQVGPEITQYTALGGRMDKTADALLMVRPDYTIYDEVRKTDDFEVFADMRLAGVGMIGVVHATRPIDALQRLVGRVELGMIPQIADTVVYVDAGAIDTVYDVRTTVKVPAGLTEEDLARPVIQVTDFQTGDPAYEIYTFNRQVVTVPLDDEEDGPGARDSGVDRIAKGEIEREIRSIARGYVDVRLKSQNKAVVYVEEDDISSVIGKGGGRITDVENRLGIDIDVRTHDENPHYGDGGGAGVDEPTSGGGGPSGGQPDGQLVQPEITSRHVVIPVEGHDGETVEVQANGEYLFTATVSRGGEIQVSRGSAIADELEDAIDHTEPITVVS, from the coding sequence ATGCACGTCGTCCCGGACACCAGCGTGGTCATCGACGGCCGCGTCTCCGCGTCGGTCGAGGACGGGTCGTTCGCGGAGGCGACGGTATCGGTTCCCGAAGCCGTCGTGGCCGAGCTGGAGGCGCAGGCGAACGACGGCCTCGACAGCGGTTGGGAGGGGCTCTCGGAACTCGACCGGCTCGCCTCGCTGGCCGAGGACGGGCGGATCGACCTCGAGTACGTCGGTGAGCGCCCGACGGCCGGCGAGCGCGGCCGCGCCTCGGAGGGCGAGATCGACGCACTCATTCGCGATCTGGCCGAGGAACGCGACGCGACGTTCGTCACGAGCGACGTCGTCCAGGCCGAGGTCGCGAAGGCGAAGGGCCTCACTGTCGAGTACATCTCGCCGAAATCACGCGACGTCGGGGCACTCACGATCGAGGACTTCTTCGACGACGAGACGATGAGCGTCCACCTCAAGACGGACACGATTCCGAAGGCCAAGCGAGGCGCGCTCGGCGAGATGCGATACGAGGAGATCGCAGACGAGCCGACGGACGAGGCGACGATGGACGAGTGGGCACGCGATGTGGTCGACGGCGCCAAGGAGTCCCCCGACGGCTTCATCGAACTCTCGGAGCCGGGGATGAAGATCGTCCAGTTTCGCGACTACCGCATCGCGGTCGCTCGGCCGCCGTTTTCCGACGGCATCGAGATCACGGCCGTGCGCCCGATCGCCCAGACCGACCTCGAGGACTACGACCACGCCGACGAGCTGAAAGAGCGCTTGCTCGAACGTCAGCGAGGCGTCCTCATCTCCGGCTCGCCGGGCGCTGGGAAGTCGACGCTCGCACAGGCCGTCGCGCGCTACCTCGAGACACACGACAACGCGGTGAAGACGATGGAGAAACCGCGAGACCTCCAGGTCGGCCCGGAGATCACGCAGTACACGGCGCTTGGCGGCCGAATGGACAAGACGGCCGACGCCCTCCTGATGGTCCGGCCGGACTACACCATCTACGACGAGGTCAGGAAGACCGACGACTTCGAGGTCTTCGCGGACATGCGCCTGGCCGGCGTCGGGATGATCGGCGTCGTCCACGCGACGCGTCCGATCGACGCGCTCCAGCGCCTCGTCGGTCGGGTCGAACTCGGCATGATCCCGCAGATCGCCGATACGGTGGTCTACGTCGATGCGGGTGCTATCGACACCGTCTACGACGTCCGGACGACCGTCAAGGTTCCTGCGGGCCTGACCGAGGAGGACCTCGCACGGCCGGTCATCCAGGTGACGGACTTCCAGACGGGCGACCCCGCCTACGAGATCTACACGTTCAATCGACAGGTCGTCACGGTCCCACTCGACGACGAGGAAGATGGTCCCGGCGCTCGCGATTCGGGGGTCGACCGCATCGCCAAAGGCGAGATCGAACGCGAGATCCGCTCGATCGCCCGGGGCTACGTCGACGTCCGTCTCAAGAGCCAGAACAAGGCCGTCGTCTACGTGGAGGAGGACGACATCTCCTCGGTCATCGGCAAGGGTGGCGGCCGGATCACCGACGTCGAGAACCGACTCGGGATCGACATCGACGTCCGCACCCACGACGAGAACCCCCACTACGGAGACGGCGGCGGGGCCGGTGTCGATGAACCCACCTCCGGCGGTGGTGGCCCATCCGGTGGGCAACCCGACGGCCAGCTCGTCCAGCCCGAGATCACCTCCCGACACGTCGTCATCCCGGTCGAGGGTCACGACGGCGAAACCGTCGAAGTCCAGGCCAACGGCGAGTACCTCTTCACCGCGACGGTGAGTCGCGGCGGTGAGATACAGGTCTCGCGCGGGAGCGCGATCGCAGACGAACTCGAGGACGCGATCGATCACACGGAGCCGATTACTGTTGTGTCGTAG
- a CDS encoding winged helix-turn-helix domain-containing protein has translation MEAKESTELGDCPPSAKLVFKVLEYDGPLTQKQIVEESMLSARTVRYALERLEEIGLVDEDIYFADARQSLYRLEEPVAADGGLDGSTTEDACCAE, from the coding sequence ATGGAAGCGAAGGAATCGACCGAACTCGGTGACTGTCCCCCCAGCGCCAAACTCGTTTTCAAGGTACTGGAGTACGACGGGCCGCTCACGCAAAAGCAGATCGTCGAAGAATCGATGCTATCGGCCCGAACCGTCCGCTACGCGCTCGAACGACTCGAGGAGATCGGCCTCGTCGACGAAGACATCTACTTCGCCGACGCCCGACAGAGCCTCTACCGACTCGAAGAACCCGTCGCAGCGGACGGCGGCCTCGACGGCAGTACGACCGAAGACGCCTGCTGCGCGGAGTAA
- a CDS encoding DUF5305 domain-containing protein, with protein MIDNPRIDLLVARHGRTLVIALAVCGVLALAVSGWAVASPETTTTTQVADTERVSTTVGTQAVVESDGLWSEGTVLENEPVYLTNATSTVTLRPETTVPTAESTVGHDVTLRYEATRDDTTFWNETEPLTRQSPTVTDGIARSSVDVDVESVRERLDEIERELAGVGSVDAVVAVETRYDTGTNADSFTIESRIGVTERAFWLDQPVPSDERTHPQHVQVTETEPRTALAGLFALVGTISLAGAWGLGRRQPIDETAARRAVHERRYAEWISRGSIPMWLGEHHIALDTLEDVVDVAIDTSERVVHDRQRGLFAVVTDDVVYYYTDRGLWEETAWPSIDLDDDAGGPEPPSGAPPSAPEAATGVGDGPPADMATDIDPDDEDAWRQL; from the coding sequence ATGATCGACAATCCACGCATCGACCTGCTCGTTGCCAGACACGGGCGAACGCTCGTCATCGCGCTCGCCGTCTGTGGCGTGCTCGCGCTCGCGGTGAGCGGCTGGGCCGTCGCATCGCCCGAGACGACTACGACCACACAAGTGGCCGACACCGAACGGGTCTCGACGACCGTCGGCACGCAAGCGGTCGTCGAGAGCGACGGGCTCTGGTCCGAAGGGACCGTCCTCGAGAACGAACCGGTCTACCTCACGAACGCGACGAGCACGGTGACGCTCAGGCCCGAGACGACCGTGCCGACGGCTGAGTCGACCGTCGGCCACGACGTCACCCTCCGGTACGAAGCGACGCGCGACGACACCACGTTCTGGAACGAAACCGAACCGCTCACCAGGCAGTCGCCCACGGTGACCGACGGAATCGCCCGAAGCAGTGTCGACGTCGACGTCGAATCCGTCCGCGAGCGCCTCGACGAAATCGAACGCGAACTCGCCGGGGTGGGGAGCGTCGACGCCGTCGTGGCCGTCGAGACGCGCTACGACACGGGGACGAACGCGGACTCGTTCACGATCGAATCCAGGATCGGCGTGACCGAACGAGCGTTCTGGCTCGACCAGCCAGTGCCGAGCGACGAGCGAACACACCCCCAGCACGTCCAGGTCACGGAAACGGAACCACGGACGGCCCTCGCTGGTCTCTTCGCCCTCGTCGGAACGATTTCGCTCGCCGGCGCCTGGGGTCTCGGTCGGCGCCAGCCGATCGACGAGACGGCGGCGCGGCGGGCCGTCCACGAGCGACGCTACGCGGAGTGGATCTCACGCGGGTCCATTCCCATGTGGCTCGGGGAACACCACATCGCGCTTGACACGCTCGAAGACGTCGTCGACGTCGCCATCGACACCAGCGAGCGCGTCGTCCACGACCGCCAGCGGGGCCTGTTCGCGGTCGTCACCGACGACGTCGTCTACTACTATACGGACCGCGGACTCTGGGAAGAGACCGCCTGGCCCTCCATCGACCTGGACGACGACGCAGGCGGACCGGAGCCACCGAGCGGCGCGCCTCCGTCGGCGCCAGAGGCCGCCACGGGAGTGGGCGACGGGCCACCGGCCGACATGGCCACCGACATCGATCCGGACGACGAAGACGCCTGGCGACAACTCTAG
- a CDS encoding signal peptidase I encodes MIDADVGRRALGTVFAIVVAALILGQVLGQPILLGYVASGSMEPAMDTGDGFVAVPAGLGGEVSDGDVIVYEAREVNDGELTTHRVIEETDEGYVTKGDANPFTDQDGGEPYVTDGQVVATALQVHGTVVTIPHLGTVVMGVRSVLLGVLGAVAGALGLESGQGGVDADGAGALLVGLGVGLLGFGVVFDRAEPPKRDRFRQTTRRNVIAIWSVVGIVLLVLATAATAAMVVPSGTTAYEVVSTDDPSDEPQVMEPGASADLTRTVDNAGYAPIVVVTEPASDGVTAEPDRQVVGGRSDGETTITLSAPERQGTSLRTVSEYRYLLVLPPVLLGWLHGVHPYLAVTAVDAVVVGVGVLAILALFGTGDIRVRNPGSHVPFSRRIRRKLEKWLD; translated from the coding sequence GTGATAGACGCAGACGTGGGGCGACGCGCCCTCGGCACGGTGTTCGCGATCGTCGTAGCCGCGCTGATCCTCGGGCAGGTTCTGGGTCAGCCGATCCTGCTCGGGTACGTCGCCTCCGGAAGCATGGAGCCCGCGATGGACACCGGCGATGGCTTCGTCGCGGTGCCGGCCGGCCTCGGTGGCGAGGTCTCCGACGGCGACGTGATCGTCTACGAGGCCCGCGAGGTCAACGACGGCGAACTGACGACCCACCGCGTGATCGAAGAGACCGACGAGGGATACGTGACGAAAGGGGACGCGAACCCGTTCACCGACCAGGACGGTGGGGAACCGTACGTGACCGACGGACAGGTAGTCGCCACGGCACTCCAGGTTCACGGAACCGTCGTGACGATCCCCCACCTCGGAACGGTCGTGATGGGCGTTCGATCGGTGCTGCTTGGCGTCCTCGGTGCGGTCGCCGGCGCGCTCGGCCTGGAAAGCGGACAAGGTGGCGTCGACGCCGACGGGGCGGGTGCACTCCTCGTCGGGCTCGGCGTCGGGCTGCTCGGGTTCGGTGTCGTCTTCGACCGGGCGGAGCCGCCAAAGCGCGACCGGTTCCGCCAGACGACGCGCCGGAACGTGATCGCCATCTGGTCCGTGGTCGGAATCGTCCTCCTCGTCCTCGCGACGGCTGCGACCGCGGCGATGGTCGTTCCGTCGGGAACGACGGCCTACGAGGTGGTGAGTACCGACGACCCGAGCGACGAACCGCAGGTGATGGAACCGGGGGCGAGCGCCGACCTCACCCGTACCGTCGACAACGCAGGATACGCGCCGATCGTCGTCGTCACGGAACCCGCGAGCGACGGGGTGACCGCCGAACCCGATCGACAGGTGGTCGGCGGCCGGTCCGACGGCGAGACGACCATCACGCTCTCGGCTCCCGAGCGTCAGGGAACGTCCCTTCGAACGGTCAGCGAGTACCGCTACCTGCTCGTCCTACCACCGGTGCTTCTCGGGTGGCTCCACGGGGTACACCCGTATCTCGCCGTCACAGCCGTCGACGCGGTCGTCGTCGGTGTCGGCGTCCTCGCGATCCTCGCCCTGTTCGGCACCGGCGACATCAGGGTGCGAAACCCCGGATCGCACGTCCCGTTCTCGAGACGAATCCGTCGGAAACTCGAAAAGTGGCTGGACTGA
- a CDS encoding CARDB domain-containing protein: MNRLLGSLAALAILSVLLAAPTAAVTLDDTDTTDTTSAVELDPTSSYASVEDGELALDFDRLNAAATTNVDDAFEITVHDASAERIWIAHQLPGVTFYLDGEPANEIDARRPLVVDPGESVTVGVSIDTHDAPTGTETFSVVVTTDETDAAAPTPGPLVVTNASVSTTNATVGEPVTVTATVTNPGTIPTTDTIDIAIDGMAVDDRRVRLSPGGERTVEFSWTPQDAGVYGVSVGNASAGTVAVSDATGPSFESIDLSSPLTAAVAPPAGLSLLVLGRAVRGRRR; encoded by the coding sequence ATGAACCGGCTGCTCGGGTCACTGGCTGCACTGGCCATCCTCTCGGTCCTGTTGGCGGCCCCGACAGCCGCCGTCACGCTCGACGACACCGATACCACCGATACAACTTCGGCCGTCGAACTCGACCCGACGAGTTCGTACGCCAGCGTCGAAGACGGCGAGCTCGCGCTCGACTTCGACCGTCTCAACGCCGCCGCGACGACGAACGTCGACGACGCCTTCGAGATAACGGTTCACGACGCGTCGGCGGAACGGATCTGGATCGCCCACCAGCTGCCGGGGGTAACGTTCTACCTGGACGGCGAGCCGGCGAACGAGATCGACGCCAGGAGACCGCTCGTCGTCGATCCAGGCGAGTCGGTCACGGTCGGCGTCTCGATAGACACGCACGACGCGCCGACGGGGACGGAGACGTTCTCCGTCGTCGTCACCACCGACGAAACCGACGCGGCCGCACCGACGCCAGGCCCGCTCGTGGTCACGAACGCGTCCGTCTCGACCACGAACGCGACCGTCGGCGAGCCGGTGACCGTGACCGCGACCGTCACCAACCCCGGCACCATCCCCACGACCGACACGATCGACATCGCTATCGATGGGATGGCCGTCGACGATCGGCGAGTGCGTCTTTCGCCCGGCGGGGAACGGACAGTCGAGTTTTCGTGGACGCCGCAGGACGCCGGCGTCTACGGAGTCAGCGTCGGGAACGCGTCGGCCGGAACCGTCGCCGTCTCCGACGCGACGGGACCGTCGTTCGAATCGATCGACCTCTCCTCGCCGTTGACGGCGGCCGTCGCGCCGCCGGCCGGCCTCTCACTCCTCGTTCTGGGGCGAGCCGTGAGGGGCCGAAGACGGTAA
- a CDS encoding DUF7344 domain-containing protein: MTASQVSRGDVFDLLSNRRRRYTIHYCKQVDEPVELGELAEQVAAWELDKDVAELTSAERKRVYTALQQTHLPTLERADVVEFENHTIELTAEADALEIYLDIVPPDSIPWGVYYLGVSILGFAVLAGVWADLVPTEPITPLGWAALVLGVVTVSAAAHVLTSRRYRLGEMERPP; this comes from the coding sequence ATGACAGCGTCACAGGTGAGTCGCGGGGACGTCTTCGACCTGTTGAGCAACCGCCGTCGGCGGTACACGATCCACTACTGCAAACAGGTGGACGAACCCGTCGAACTCGGCGAACTCGCAGAACAAGTCGCCGCGTGGGAACTCGACAAGGACGTCGCCGAGCTCACGTCTGCGGAACGAAAGCGCGTCTACACCGCGTTGCAACAGACGCACCTGCCGACGCTGGAGCGAGCCGACGTCGTCGAGTTCGAGAACCACACGATCGAACTGACCGCGGAGGCCGACGCGCTCGAAATCTACCTCGACATCGTCCCGCCGGACTCGATCCCGTGGGGCGTTTACTACCTGGGCGTGTCGATCCTCGGTTTCGCCGTCCTGGCCGGCGTCTGGGCCGACCTCGTCCCAACCGAACCGATCACGCCGCTCGGGTGGGCCGCACTGGTGCTCGGTGTCGTGACGGTTTCGGCGGCCGCGCACGTCCTCACGAGCCGGCGGTACCGCCTCGGCGAGATGGAGCGACCGCCGTGA
- a CDS encoding ribosome biogenesis/translation initiation ATPase RLI — MADDSIAVVDLDRCSPDRCNYECKNYCPPNRTGKECITLRGEDADEGQPDQVRISEEICLGETCGICVEKCPFDAIEIINLPQELQDDPAHRYGENAFSLYGLPVPQEGQVTGILGPNGIGKTTAVRILAGELEPNLGNYGDPPGWEAVLDAYRGTELQDYIADVRDGDVTVARKPQYVDQIPNQFDGNTRQLLERTDERGELDYLVDRLSIRPVMDQAIDDLSGGELQRVALAAALAREADFYFLDEITPYLDIGQRVTAARLVRELAEEEGKSMLVVEHDLAILDLLCDTLHVAYGEPGAYGVITDPKSVRNGINEYLKGYLENENMRIRPDRIEFEEHAPRTESRGDTLVSYPDLRKSYGEGEFALDVEGGEIRENEVLGIVGPNGIGKSTFAKLLTGDLEPDAVGPDAGVTAGDATEGGAIDDLDLDLDISYKPQYVTIDQPMRVDVFLSSITDQFGSSYWNTEIAKPLQLERIMEQNLDDLSGGERQRVAIAACLSDTADLYLLDEPSAHLDVEQRVQATRAIRRYAEQQDATVLVIDHDIYTIDLLADRLMVFDGEPAAHGRAGRPQSMRGGMNDFLSNLEITFRRDERTQRPRINKPDSQLDREQKREGEYYYAP; from the coding sequence ATGGCCGACGATAGCATCGCCGTCGTCGATCTGGATCGCTGCTCGCCAGACCGGTGTAACTACGAGTGCAAGAACTACTGCCCGCCCAATCGCACGGGCAAGGAGTGCATCACACTGCGCGGCGAGGACGCAGACGAGGGCCAGCCCGACCAGGTACGCATCTCCGAGGAGATCTGTCTGGGCGAGACGTGCGGTATCTGTGTCGAGAAGTGTCCCTTCGACGCGATCGAGATCATCAACCTGCCCCAGGAGTTACAGGACGATCCCGCCCACCGCTACGGCGAGAACGCCTTCTCGCTGTACGGCCTGCCAGTCCCCCAGGAGGGCCAGGTCACGGGGATACTCGGACCGAACGGCATCGGGAAGACGACCGCCGTGCGGATCCTCGCCGGCGAACTCGAACCCAACCTGGGGAACTACGGCGACCCGCCGGGCTGGGAGGCCGTCCTCGACGCCTACCGTGGGACGGAACTGCAGGACTACATCGCGGACGTCCGCGACGGCGACGTGACCGTCGCGCGCAAACCCCAGTACGTCGATCAGATTCCTAATCAGTTCGACGGCAACACGCGGCAATTACTCGAACGCACCGACGAGCGCGGCGAACTCGACTACCTCGTCGATCGCCTCTCGATTCGTCCCGTCATGGACCAGGCCATCGACGACCTCTCCGGTGGGGAACTACAACGGGTCGCCCTCGCGGCAGCACTCGCGCGCGAGGCGGACTTCTACTTCCTGGACGAGATCACGCCATATCTGGATATCGGCCAGCGTGTGACTGCGGCGCGGCTCGTGCGCGAACTCGCGGAGGAGGAAGGCAAGTCGATGCTGGTCGTCGAGCACGACCTCGCGATCCTCGACCTGCTCTGTGACACGCTCCACGTCGCCTACGGTGAACCCGGCGCCTACGGTGTGATCACCGACCCCAAATCGGTTCGTAACGGCATCAACGAGTACCTCAAGGGCTACCTCGAGAACGAGAACATGCGCATCCGGCCCGACCGGATCGAATTCGAAGAACACGCCCCGCGGACCGAGAGTCGCGGCGACACCCTCGTCTCCTATCCCGACCTCCGAAAGTCCTACGGCGAGGGCGAGTTCGCACTCGACGTCGAGGGTGGCGAGATCCGCGAGAACGAGGTGCTCGGCATCGTCGGCCCGAACGGCATCGGGAAGTCCACCTTCGCGAAGCTGTTGACCGGCGACCTCGAGCCCGACGCGGTCGGACCGGACGCGGGCGTCACGGCCGGCGACGCGACCGAGGGTGGCGCGATCGACGACCTGGACCTGGATCTCGACATCTCCTACAAACCGCAATACGTCACCATCGACCAGCCGATGCGCGTCGACGTCTTCCTCTCGTCGATCACCGACCAGTTCGGCTCGTCGTACTGGAACACGGAGATCGCGAAGCCGCTGCAGCTAGAGCGGATCATGGAGCAGAACCTAGACGATCTCTCCGGCGGGGAGCGCCAACGCGTCGCCATCGCGGCGTGTCTCTCCGACACCGCGGATCTCTACCTCCTCGACGAGCCCTCCGCCCACCTGGACGTCGAACAGCGCGTGCAGGCGACGCGCGCGATCCGCCGATACGCCGAACAGCAGGACGCCACCGTCCTCGTCATCGACCACGACATCTACACGATCGACCTGCTGGCCGACCGCCTGATGGTCTTCGACGGCGAACCCGCCGCACACGGCCGCGCCGGCCGGCCCCAGTCGATGCGCGGCGGCATGAACGATTTCCTCTCGAACTTAGAGATCACGTTCCGCCGGGACGAGCGCACACAGCGCCCGCGGATCAACAAACCCGACTCGCAACTCGACCGCGAACAGAAACGCGAGGGCGAGTACTACTACGCGCCGTAA
- a CDS encoding radical SAM protein has translation MTLHVQATTGCNLGCSYCYENPDRERKQEWVDRQYDLDEIFDRLNEFGHRYDEVPGLHGGEPLLMRTEDIEAIFEWVYERYDRGPAIQTNGTLIDDKHIELFRDYDVHVGVSCDGPAELNRERQAAGERETDRTNATDSMTGRTVDAIERMIEEGIPCSVITVVHETNAGTDERLEKLLDWIDWLCRNGVTGHYNPAIPYDDIQNDVSVGPERLKEVYLRTWEWMKAEPYRSWNPMEQMVDNLIGNGTGGCVNRRCDVFNTRDAKSIKGNGESSGCGKTWSAVGDGVPFLQGPTTDNEYEHSNERYDVLKNTPGPHGEETPDMGGCKGCTYWNVCQGGCPSAGINDDWRNRSIWCEAKYALYERIEHDIRAIFPNVTLVTDFPWDAELSRSDMRKHDWSGDFKPFSAVRPGTRGPSSASRAAADPAGPALDRVPNRVLPDRLRSQKSGQSTSTGWRTVTEFDTE, from the coding sequence ATGACGCTACACGTTCAAGCAACGACGGGCTGCAACCTGGGATGCTCCTATTGCTACGAGAATCCCGACAGAGAACGAAAGCAGGAGTGGGTTGATCGCCAGTACGATCTCGACGAGATCTTCGACCGACTGAACGAGTTTGGTCACCGATACGACGAAGTTCCCGGACTTCACGGCGGTGAACCCCTCCTAATGCGAACGGAGGACATCGAAGCCATCTTCGAGTGGGTCTACGAGCGCTACGACCGGGGACCAGCGATACAGACGAACGGAACGCTCATCGACGACAAGCATATCGAACTCTTCAGAGACTATGATGTCCACGTCGGCGTGAGCTGTGACGGCCCCGCCGAACTCAACCGTGAACGACAGGCAGCAGGTGAGCGCGAAACCGATCGAACGAACGCGACGGACTCCATGACGGGCCGAACGGTCGATGCGATCGAGCGGATGATCGAGGAAGGGATTCCCTGTAGCGTGATTACTGTCGTTCACGAGACGAACGCCGGGACGGACGAGCGCCTCGAGAAACTGCTTGACTGGATCGACTGGCTCTGTCGAAACGGTGTCACCGGCCACTACAACCCGGCTATTCCGTACGACGACATTCAGAACGACGTCTCCGTCGGCCCGGAACGCCTCAAGGAGGTGTATCTTCGAACCTGGGAGTGGATGAAAGCCGAGCCGTATCGATCCTGGAACCCGATGGAGCAGATGGTCGACAACCTGATCGGGAACGGAACCGGCGGCTGTGTCAACCGCAGGTGTGACGTCTTCAACACGCGCGACGCGAAGTCGATCAAGGGCAACGGCGAGTCGAGCGGCTGTGGGAAGACATGGAGCGCCGTCGGTGACGGCGTACCGTTCCTCCAGGGCCCGACGACCGACAACGAGTACGAACACTCGAACGAGCGCTACGACGTACTCAAGAACACGCCCGGACCACATGGAGAAGAAACCCCTGACATGGGCGGCTGCAAGGGCTGTACATATTGGAACGTCTGTCAAGGGGGCTGTCCCTCTGCGGGGATCAACGACGACTGGCGCAACCGGTCGATCTGGTGCGAAGCGAAGTACGCCCTCTACGAGAGGATCGAACACGATATCCGTGCAATCTTCCCAAACGTTACGCTGGTGACCGATTTCCCGTGGGACGCCGAACTGTCCCGCTCGGATATGCGCAAGCACGACTGGAGCGGAGACTTCAAACCGTTTTCCGCGGTGCGGCCTGGAACGCGGGGTCCGAGCTCGGCTAGCAGGGCCGCTGCTGACCCGGCTGGGCCCGCTCTGGATCGGGTCCCCAATCGCGTGCTGCCGGACCGACTCCGTTCCCAGAAAAGCGGTCAATCGACGTCGACTGGGTGGCGGACGGTTACGGAGTTCGATACCGAATGA
- a CDS encoding radical SAM protein has product MTIHVSANSGCNLGCSYCYEEPDRQHSQADIDAEYDIEEIMARLRQFEAKYDEVPGMHGGEPLLVRDEHLERIFSWIYETYDLEETGRHTHIQTNGTLLTEEHVEMFERYRVSVGISCDGPADLNDNRLARSEMDGELRDVTERMTERTLDAIDTLKESDVGVGVIVVLTKQNAGTDERLDRLLEWMDDLTRHDVGGHYNPAIPYEDVQEDESLSPERLKEVYLRTWEWMKAEPYRHWGPMGDYQDNLLGNKLSNCVNNTCDVFNAGAAKIATGDGATTGCGKTWAAAGDGNAFLQGDSTGNEYNDTEERYEMLKQVPGPHTDDEDDHGGCKGCRYWNVCQGGCPSAGIEYDYRNRTRWCAAKYALYERIEDDMRSMFPGLRLVTDAPWDAPLAEETSRRNVDIKPFAGLHFGQSSNGKPTVRGGAHDESDVWSLAHDSLSFDEVVEQYRDRYDEEHLTIDRSRQSVHADSDSQ; this is encoded by the coding sequence ATGACGATTCACGTCTCTGCCAACTCGGGGTGTAACCTGGGGTGTTCGTACTGCTACGAGGAACCGGATCGCCAGCACTCCCAGGCCGACATCGACGCCGAGTACGACATCGAGGAGATCATGGCGCGACTCCGGCAGTTCGAGGCGAAGTACGACGAGGTGCCGGGGATGCACGGCGGGGAGCCGCTGCTCGTCCGCGACGAGCATCTCGAACGGATCTTCTCGTGGATCTACGAGACGTACGACCTCGAGGAGACGGGGCGCCACACGCACATCCAGACCAACGGGACCCTCCTGACCGAGGAGCACGTCGAGATGTTCGAACGGTACCGCGTCAGCGTCGGTATCTCCTGTGACGGTCCCGCCGACCTCAACGACAACCGCCTCGCACGATCGGAGATGGACGGGGAACTGCGAGACGTCACCGAACGGATGACCGAACGGACGCTCGACGCCATCGACACCCTCAAAGAGTCCGACGTCGGCGTCGGCGTCATCGTCGTCCTCACGAAGCAAAACGCCGGTACCGACGAGAGACTCGACCGGCTCCTGGAGTGGATGGACGATCTCACCCGCCACGACGTCGGCGGCCACTACAACCCGGCGATCCCGTACGAAGACGTCCAGGAGGACGAGTCGCTCTCGCCGGAGCGACTGAAAGAAGTGTATCTCCGGACCTGGGAGTGGATGAAAGCCGAACCGTACCGCCACTGGGGACCGATGGGGGATTACCAGGACAACCTGCTGGGCAACAAACTCTCGAACTGCGTCAACAACACCTGCGACGTGTTCAACGCGGGTGCGGCGAAGATCGCCACGGGCGACGGCGCCACGACCGGCTGCGGCAAGACCTGGGCCGCCGCCGGCGACGGCAACGCGTTCCTCCAGGGCGACTCGACCGGCAACGAGTACAACGACACCGAGGAACGCTACGAGATGCTCAAACAGGTTCCCGGTCCGCACACTGACGATGAAGACGACCACGGCGGCTGTAAGGGCTGTCGATACTGGAACGTCTGCCAGGGCGGCTGTCCTTCGGCGGGAATCGAGTACGACTACCGGAACCGAACCCGGTGGTGTGCGGCCAAGTACGCCCTGTACGAACGGATCGAAGACGACATGCGATCGATGTTTCCCGGACTCAGGCTGGTCACCGACGCGCCGTGGGACGCGCCGCTGGCCGAGGAAACGAGCCGCAGGAACGTCGACATCAAGCCGTTCGCGGGCCTGCACTTCGGCCAATCGTCGAACGGGAAACCGACGGTCAGAGGCGGTGCTCACGACGAATCCGACGTCTGGAGTCTCGCCCACGACTCCCTGTCGTTCGACGAGGTCGTCGAGCAGTATCGCGATCGGTACGACGAGGAACACCTCACCATCGACCGATCTCGCCAGTCCGTTCACGCGGACAGTGATTCCCAGTGA